The following proteins are co-located in the Besnoitia besnoiti strain Bb-Ger1 chromosome Unknown contig00007, whole genome shotgun sequence genome:
- a CDS encoding RIC1 protein (encoded by transcript BESB_075610): MASQRKLAASDGRELAQPGSEKRWGRADRATHGKRTETGMNSARRPQDTRIVMAARSRLTALQRRRDVRVRSSVSIAFCELKTSLKPFLSWLHERIRTACRSPLSCLSGPSLSPSSGSDVPLPSSASSRSVARAGSHGALSPHPAASSPSAELSLQQRFAVAQEALTALPGGAALYLFLHLLSRHSPSTLAKTVASCVRKTEPTLAPLVLFPLLGSPPATYFEDAMKRQLLHTASIYLLVLQNTEGCLVVRQKRALPLLRAALRLGVAGLARKLVRFVLALLVAYPARKRAENSACEATGDPTESAKARQASVHALREGNCEEDIVVPWSGAGGAPALWAPPALFQERRRSRSHAARSRAEEKPAREGEQLHSQVEEEEGSRRAQKAKHGQRAEERAERQADAKADEERAIFQLYRDVVAIVEDCLLSSLVHLQWLRVFSVDKCPRARSACLALSPPPSYLSRLFA; the protein is encoded by the coding sequence atggcgtcgcagaggaaactcgcggcgagcgatgGACGAGAACTAGCCCAACCAGGAAGCGAGAAGCGATGGGGCCGCGCAGATCGCGCGACGCACGGAAAAAGGACCGAGACAGGGATGAATTCGGCAAGGCGTCCGCAAGATACGAGGATAGTCAtggcggcgcgaagcaggctTACGGCattgcagaggcggagagacgtGCGTGTGCGCTCTTCAGTCTCGATCGCCTTTTGCGAGCTGAAGACGTCTCTGAAGCCTTTTCTCTCGTGGCTCCACGAGCGCATCCGTACCGCGTGCCGGTCCCCTCTCAGTTGTCTTTCcggtccctctctctcgccttcatcTGGCTCAGATGTCCCGCTTCCTTCGTCTGCATCCTCTCGCTCCGTGGCTCGCGCTGGGTCACATGGAGCATTGTCTCCCCAtcccgctgcgtcctcgccttctgccgagctgtcgctgcagcagcggttTGCTGTAGCCCAGGAAGCGCTGACCGCGCTGCCGGGCGGGGCGGCTTTGTATCTTTTTCTCCATCTTCTTTCGCGGCATAGTCCCTCGACGCTCGCCAAGACTGTCGCGTCGTGTGTGCGGAAGACCGAGCCaacgctcgcgcctctcgttctcttccctctcctgggctcgccgccagcaACTTACTTCGAGGACGCGATGaagcgccagctgcttcaCACCGCTTCCATCTATCTGCTGGTGCTGCAAAACACTGAAGGATGTTTAGTCGTTCGGCAGAAACGCGcgttgcctcttcttcgagcggcgctgcggctcggcgtcgcaggcctcgcgcggaagcTCGTGCGCTTCGTGCTCGCGCTCCTGGTTGCCTAtccggcgcggaagagggcggaaaacagcgcgtgcgaggcgacCGGGGATCCGACTGAAAGTGCGAAGGCTCGGCAGGcgtctgtgcatgcgctACGGGAAGGAAACTGCGAAGAGGATATCGTCGTGCCGTGGTCGGGAGCAGGAGGGGCCCCCGCACTgtgggctccgccggcgctgtttcaggagcgaagacgaagcaggtcgcacgcagcgaggagtcgcgcagaagagaaacctgcgcgagaaggcgagcagctCCACTCTCAagtggaagaggaggagggctcCCGAAGAGCCCAGAAAGCGAAGCACGGCCAGCGTGCGGAGgaacgcgcggagagacaagcCGACGCaaaagcagacgaagagagggcCATCTTTCAGCTTTACCGAGATGTTGTGGCAATCGTTGAGGACTGTCTTTTGAGTTCGCTGGTTCATCTGCAGTGGCTCCGCGTTTTTTCAGTTGACAAGTGTCCTCGCGCTCGATCTGCCTGCTTggctctttcgcctccgccctcatATCTGTCGCGTCTTTTCGCTTGA